The Cryptomeria japonica chromosome 6, Sugi_1.0, whole genome shotgun sequence genomic interval TAATTGGTAGGACCAACATTTACATTAGGTTAGTTATTATTATATAAAGTGAATACAAGACATGTCTTCTTGAAAGCAAATATGCATTACTCTATTGTCTTGTGCCTAATAAGAGAACATAATAGTAGCAATATAAATAACTTATTTGGTCCTAATTTCAGTAGAAAACTCCATACATCACATAGATCAACAATTAATGCTTAAGAGTTAATTCATAGAAATATTTGTAACATTTTTTATTGTGAATATTTTACTATTGGCAATCTTTCTTTTTTTAATGGGAAGAGCCTAGAAAAAgctgtttttttgtttttgttttgtaattcctacaaagtgaaacaAATTATTGAAGTTATGCCAAGCATGCATAATTAGAGTTATGCTAAAAGTAATAgtatagaaaacaaaaaaattgtgttagaaaaataaattatagattcaAAAATAATCTTGATAACATGAAAATATTACTTATAACCATCTttcaataattttattaatattataaaaaaatttaaaagaacaatTATTAACTGTTTTTGGTATGTTGCACAAGCAATTCATGTCAATGGTAACAAAGCCTGAGAAATGAGTATTTCTAACAAAGATTATGTAATGTTGAAAGGATTTATGTAGTGTCATGTGGTTTGTAAAATGTGATGCATTGTGAAGAAAGTTCGATTACATTTTTATGCAAACCAAGCATCTCTATGAATTTGAATATTGTATGGGAAGTTGTTGATGTTTTAGGTATAGATGAATCATGGTATCAAATTTTTGTGTCTCTTGAACTAGCTCAGTTAGACTTATGGTATTTATCAATTAAATTGAATTAGTATTAAGAGCTAAGTTTGTTTTTGACGAAGAGTATGCCTTCATTAAGtaaaataaatatttgatattgTTTTCATTTATTGACTTTACAAATAGAGCACAAGCCAACTCCAtgaagttttttgaatttttgcacccctaatttttttttaatatttgtataTTTACCTAAAGCTTTTTATATGCTATTGTTTCATGAATTAAAAAAATACACTAATAAATGTACATCCAAGGTTGGTTTTATCCAAGCAAGGAAATTCTAGCTACTTGAATAAAATACAttctttatgttgtatgttatattcAAGGAAGATTCATGCTTGTAGATATATTTAGTAAAACTCGATCACAATGTAGATGCATGTTTTATAGATTTAATATTTGATATATCTATTAATGTACAAACTTTTTTCTTTGAGATAATGTCTTATATGCGCAAATTGAGTTGTAATTTCTAACATATTAACCTAATAATCCTTACACCCTTTTGATGCAAATGCTAGtatatagatttttaaaaatatggGTATGTGgttcattttttctatttttaattatatatgctCTTGCAGATCGCCCTGTGAAGCGTGGAAACCCTAGATCGCCCTGTGAAGCGTGGAAACCCTAGCTCTGTATCTGTGTCTGTCTCTCTCGCCCTTCCTCCATTGAACCTGCTTCACTAGTTCAAACATGACCACCAAACTATTTTGCTCCATGTGCCTGCGGCGCAGTCTGTTTCTCAAAACGCCAAGCCATTTTCGCTTTGATTTCTCAAATCTTGCAGAGAATAATGTTAGCAACAGCAATGCCCCTTCAGAAAATCTCTTCGCGCACTTCGTTACCACCAGATTCAACATATCTTCAGCCGTCGCCGCAAAAATGTTGAAAAAGGAGCCCACATTGGGGCGGCTCAAAACCCTGGATAAGGTGGAACAGCTCGCGGACATGCTCAACAGACACGGCTGCACCGAAGTTCAAATTGCAAACATAATCAGATTGCGGCCATCGCTAATGAAGACAAGTGCGGAAAGAGTGCTGGAGCCCAAGATTCAATTGCTAAAAGATTTGGGCGTGGAGAGGGAAAATATACCCAAAATTGTAACCATGTCCCCGAATATCTTGGCCTCTAAGCTGGAGACCCTCCGTTCCAATCTTGAATTTCTCAAGTCTGTATTCCTGACCAACGATTTTCTGGTCAGAGCAATTATGAGAAGCCCCAATATAATTGTCCTGAGCGTGCAGAATAAATTGAAACCCTCGATCGCCTTTTGGGAGGGTTTCGGCTTTCATGGAGTAGAGTTCATCAAGTTTTTGTTGTTTAATCTTAAGATTTTGACTTGCAGTTCTCTGTCGCCCGAGCAACGTGATCTCATTCGCAAGATTGGCATTCAAAAGGAAAGCAAAATGTACAAATACGTTGTGAGCATCGTGGCCAGAAGCCGCATCGAAGGGTTAGAGGCCAAGATAAAGATTCTTCAGCTTTGCGGCCTCTCGCCTGAAGAAGTCTGGGGATTAGTTAGGGCTAACCCTGTAGTACTCACAAAGTCGGAGGAAAGTATTAAGACAAAGATGGACTTTATACTCAATCACATGGGACTCTCTGTAGACTTTGTGACGAAGTATCCAAACATGATTTCAATGAGTTTGGACAAGGTAATTTGGCCCAGGTTTTTGGTTTTGCAAAGTATGACAGCAATGAATGGAGCGGGGGAGGTTAAACCGACGCGACTTGGTACTATGTTGATGTTGACCGAGGCCAAGTTTGTCGCCCGGATCATAGAAAGGCACCCTGAATCCGCTGCTCTGTGGACTGTTTATAAAAATGCCATTGCTGATGTCTCAAAAAGCTCAAAGATAAAGAGGTTTTCAGTTTCTTagcatttgatttttttaatttgttgaaCTCGGGAGACTTGAGTACATGGGCATGCTAAATGGTGGAGATACTGGTTTTGACCCTGTTTTCCCAGAGAAGATGTGGAATGCACAAACTACTGCCCATGATTTGGGATTGTAATCAAGGTATGCTTGTAAATTGTCAGATTTATATAATGACCATCTAATTACTTAATTGAGTGTTAAGTTATTTGCGAACTTTCAACAATTAGAAGATACAGATGTTTCTTTTGTTGGGTTTTTTATGTGACAGATGTTTTTTTAGCCACTGCACTTTCATGGCTTTTCTTATAAGGATGATTCTCCAGCTCTGTAGCTATTGCAGTACCATTCATGTGGGATGTTTTTTTTAATATACTTTTTAGATATTACAaacattttctttatgttgatcatttgatcttgttgatattatGTTATTAGTTAATGTGAGATTATATAACAAATGAATGCTAATAATATTTTGTTTCACATAACACATCAGACTAATTTGTTTTTTCAATGCTGATGCAAAAATATTACGGAGTTAAATTTAGAGTACTTATATATTCAATATGAATGTTATGGCATTTTTATATTGGATTATGCGATGTGTTATTGACATAAGTAACTAATATACAAGTGGATCTTATTATTTCAAGAGCCACACCAACAATGACAACAAGGGGTGAATTGTAATGAATGATGTGAATGTGCTTACATAAAATTCTTCAATGAAAATTTGATAGCCATTTGCTaatcaaattttgaaagttgtttgcatcaacattttggatcacacttacTGATCCATTATTAGCATTAGGAAAGAACATTCATGTTAAGTGTATTAGTACATGTGAATTCAATTGTGTAAGTTTTTTTCGTGGACATTTTTGGGTCATTTCTCTTTACTCATCTTGATGGATCACCCAAACTATTCATGGAAAAAAATTAGACAAATGAATACAAAAACACTTATATATTCAACATGTAACTTTGACATTTTCATGTGGATGGTTACGGTCATTGTGAACATTTATGAATTCGTATTTAATGAATTAGTAGTTAAATTTACAGCACTTATATATTTGACAATATAATTATATCTTAATAATAACTTAATGTTAATTACAACATCAATAATTTTTAAAgttgaataatgaacaaatatgatatctttccgCATACTTTACTTATATTTCtttaaagataggtatgctagtatTTATTTATAGTTGTGCACTTACaaagttttttaatttaatttaattttttattttatttctaataatGCAAGTTTCTATTGTTAATTTTTGTGCTTTTATGTCTAGGATCTCATTTATTTATCTTTAGAGTTTGTATAATTTAATTTGGGGCACGTTAGTGAAGACATGCAATACATCATCAAAGGCTTCACAACAAGACATCATCTTCATGCAATCCGACATCTATCATCAACAGTTTacctatttgttttttattttaaacttaAAGAGTATTTTCATGAAACTAGTTGCTAAACAAATACTTGGCTAATTTTAGTTTCTTATAAGTAGCCAAGATTTggttttaactttttttttatttgtatgctgattttcaaattttgaataaaacAAGAGAATGATATAGTCTTCTTCTCTATTGTTGTTTTTTGCACAACACAACAATTTTAGGGCCTCCTAGCATGGATTTTGTTATTGGTCATGTTTGATGTTGAGGTGCTTAGCTTTTACTTCAAACAGTAAGCATTTAAATTTATACAATTGAAATATTAAAAACAATGTGAAACAATAAGGGTTTAATAAAGTAAACAAAGCATGAGGATGTAAAACAATTTGAGACCACTGGAAGGGTGGGCCAAAATAAATTAAAGAGGACCATTAATTATTATCAATGCCATTAAAGGTGACTAGTTAAATGCACGgcaaatgaaaaaatatatattaattgccaAATAAATCAAGTCTCCTGAATTAGGGAAGAAAAtgagattttcaaaaattcaaCTTAAAGGCGTTTCATTAAATTATGCACGTATTGGCCATTAAAGAAGGCTAGTTAAATACATGGCATTCAATTCTTTCACGTGGTGCGCTTTTGGGACGAGGTGGTAgatgcaatgtttttttttttctattagagATAAGGTAGATAATCCACAAAATATATTAGTCCAGTAGGTTTGTCAGATTACTTGACCAAAACTCAAAAAGTAGCAATATCAAAATATTACATTAAACTGTCCATATGAAGCGAAGAATATACATATTAGAGAATCAAGCACTAAACAAAAAGGTGCCCCTCAGTCATCAACTACTCAAGAACTCTACAGTAGTATGTCCTCTTCAATCCACGTGGTCCACCCTAACAGCCCTTCCATCCAGATTTGCTTCCTGGGCACATGCTCAAAACGAGGAACTGCTTCAGGGATCTCAGTAGAGGCACTTGGTGTGGCAGTGGCCAATGGAAGTGCATATATAGGTCTGGACTGCATTTTCCTTTCCTTATCCAACTCAACCATAAAGTTGTTGAGCCCAATCTTGAACTGGGACCAAACTTCTGTCGTACTTTTCCATGTGAATCAATGGGATATCTCCCATGTGAACATTGTTGCATGCCCATCACCCAATAACCTTTCAAACTTTTTCTTTGAAATTCTCATCACGACAGATACCTGCATGAAAACATTCAAAGTTATGAGTCTCATGAGAGACTCAATAAGCAGTCTTTCAATGCCATTAAAAACATCATTATTTCTAATTTTGCAAATCAACCACAGGATCTTTAAGGAGAGAACAGACCAAAAGAAATTGACATACTTTGGGAGAACTGACACATTACCAATAGCACACACTCCCAACTAATAACATTGCAATTGAAATGAATACCAAAGAGTTTCCACACTTCCTTCCCAAAAAAGAAGTCAAAGAAGATATGCTACACAGTTTCAGGGACCCTACAACACTTACACAGGCTGGGAGAGCCATCATAGCATGGAATAGGGAGTCTATGTAAAAGTAGGCACCAAAGAAAGCATTTTTTTTTAGGCTCAACAAGATTGTTCCAAAGGAGACCGAAGAGTTTGCTCCAGGTAGAATCAATGTGAGTAGTATTCCAACAGTTGTTCAAGTGTTCAAAAATATCATTGTTGTCGACCAGGTGTGAGTAGATCTCTTTTGCTTTAATTTTGGTAACATGTGCCCCATTGTCCCATTTGTATTGGGTGTATCTCGACTCATTGCAGTCCTGCTCCCTGGGAAGGCCGAGAGATGAACATTCTTGTGTAAGCATGGTGTATGTCCTCCATTGGGACTAAGGGATCTTAAACTTCTCACAAAGCATAGACCATGAGATCAGGGGCCCATCTCTGATAATATCACTAAAGCAATTGATTCCTCTTGTTGAACATCCCTAGATAGGGGCCAAGGGCCTATCCTTATGAAAGAGATTCCACCAAACCAATTGTTTCCCACAGATATTTCCATACTTGCTTATACTGCTATTATTAGAGATTAGGTGTCTAACATCTTCCCATGCCTTCCATAGGGTCTTGAAGATCGTTGATCCCTAGGTTTGACAACAAAGCTTCCCGCAACTAGGTCATTGAGAGGCAAATGCCTCCAAGCTGGGCCTTGTTTAAGCACAAATTGAGTGATATTGTGCTTGGTGAGAACTTTCCAAGGCTCCATTCCTTCCAAGGCCCTAAAGATCCATTTGGCAGCCAAAGATAACCCTTGCAATCTAAGGTTTTTAAGGGCGAGCCCACCTTTGGTCTTACTTATTGTGCACCATCTCCACTTTACCACATGAATCTTCTTTTTCCCTTTGCCATCAAACCACAA includes:
- the LOC131035642 gene encoding transcription termination factor MTERF9, chloroplastic, with the protein product MTTKLFCSMCLRRSLFLKTPSHFRFDFSNLAENNVSNSNAPSENLFAHFVTTRFNISSAVAAKMLKKEPTLGRLKTLDKVEQLADMLNRHGCTEVQIANIIRLRPSLMKTSAERVLEPKIQLLKDLGVERENIPKIVTMSPNILASKLETLRSNLEFLKSVFLTNDFLVRAIMRSPNIIVLSVQNKLKPSIAFWEGFGFHGVEFIKFLLFNLKILTCSSLSPEQRDLIRKIGIQKESKMYKYVVSIVARSRIEGLEAKIKILQLCGLSPEEVWGLVRANPVVLTKSEESIKTKMDFILNHMGLSVDFVTKYPNMISMSLDKVIWPRFLVLQSMTAMNGAGEVKPTRLGTMLMLTEAKFVARIIERHPESAALWTVYKNAIADVSKSSKIKRFSVS